A region of Saccharococcus thermophilus DNA encodes the following proteins:
- a CDS encoding DAK2 domain-containing protein: MTIRTLDGRRFAEMVFQGAAHLSNNARAVDALNVFPVPDGDTGTNMNLSMTSGAKEVKNNVSDHIGKVANALAKGLLMGARGNSGVILSQLFRGFAKAVETKKEINSVEFAAALEAGVNTAYKAVMKPVEGTILTVAKDAARRAVEVAKKEQDIAVVMEEVVKEAKSSLRRTPELLPVLKEVGVVDSGGQGLVYVYEGFLSELKGENVAERKTAEVSMEELVKAEHHKSAQSHIHTDEIEFGYCTEFMVRLEPDKLQKHPFSEDAFRQDLSRFGDSLLVIADDELVKVHIHSEQPGEVLTYGQRYGSLINIKIENMRQQHANIINEDRQTASNAEKPKQTEKYGIVTIAMGSGVAELFKSIGAHAVIEGGQTMNPSTEEIVKAIESINAETVFVLPNNKNIIMTAEQAATVVSQKVIVIPSRTVPQGMAALLAFNPSLSEEQNEKAMTAALARVKTGQVTFAVRDTTIDGVEIEKDDYMGLADNKIIVAEKDKLSVTKQLLDALIDEESEIVTMIHGEDATEEEVEAIVSYIEEAYPDVEVEVHDGKQPLYPFIFSVE; this comes from the coding sequence GTGACAATTAGGACACTTGATGGAAGACGTTTTGCCGAAATGGTTTTTCAAGGGGCGGCTCATTTATCGAACAATGCAAGGGCCGTCGATGCGCTGAACGTCTTTCCAGTTCCAGACGGTGATACGGGTACAAATATGAATTTATCGATGACTTCCGGTGCGAAGGAAGTAAAAAATAATGTTTCCGACCATATAGGCAAAGTCGCAAACGCGTTGGCAAAAGGATTGTTGATGGGCGCGCGCGGAAACTCGGGCGTCATTTTATCGCAATTGTTCCGCGGGTTTGCCAAAGCGGTGGAAACGAAAAAGGAAATTAACAGCGTCGAATTCGCTGCGGCACTTGAAGCTGGTGTCAATACGGCTTATAAGGCAGTGATGAAGCCGGTCGAAGGAACGATCCTTACCGTGGCGAAAGATGCGGCAAGACGGGCGGTCGAAGTGGCGAAAAAAGAACAAGATATTGCCGTTGTCATGGAAGAAGTCGTGAAAGAAGCGAAATCGTCTTTGCGGCGCACGCCGGAGTTGCTTCCGGTATTAAAAGAGGTAGGCGTGGTTGACAGCGGCGGCCAGGGCCTCGTTTACGTGTATGAAGGATTTTTAAGCGAACTAAAAGGTGAAAACGTTGCCGAACGGAAAACGGCGGAAGTTTCCATGGAAGAATTAGTGAAAGCGGAACATCATAAAAGTGCGCAAAGCCATATTCATACCGATGAAATTGAGTTTGGCTACTGCACGGAGTTTATGGTGCGGCTCGAACCGGATAAACTGCAAAAGCATCCATTCTCGGAAGACGCGTTTCGCCAAGATTTAAGCCGGTTTGGCGATTCGTTGCTCGTCATAGCAGACGATGAGCTCGTCAAAGTACACATTCATTCCGAACAGCCTGGTGAAGTATTGACATACGGACAGAGATATGGCAGTTTAATCAACATTAAAATTGAAAATATGCGCCAGCAGCACGCCAACATTATAAACGAAGACCGCCAGACCGCTTCCAATGCAGAAAAGCCGAAACAGACGGAAAAATACGGAATCGTGACCATCGCAATGGGATCCGGCGTTGCCGAGCTGTTTAAAAGCATCGGCGCCCATGCCGTCATTGAAGGCGGGCAAACGATGAACCCGAGCACGGAGGAGATCGTAAAGGCCATTGAAAGCATAAACGCGGAAACCGTATTTGTGCTGCCAAATAATAAAAACATTATTATGACAGCAGAGCAAGCGGCGACGGTCGTCAGCCAAAAAGTAATCGTCATTCCGTCGAGAACCGTTCCGCAAGGCATGGCGGCGCTGCTAGCGTTTAATCCGTCGCTTTCCGAAGAGCAAAATGAAAAAGCGATGACCGCTGCTTTAGCGCGCGTGAAAACAGGGCAAGTAACGTTCGCCGTGCGTGATACCACCATCGACGGAGTAGAAATTGAAAAAGACGATTACATGGGATTGGCGGACAATAAAATTATTGTCGCAGAAAAAGACAAGCTTTCCGTAACGAAGCAATTGCTTGATGCGTTAATCGATGAAGAAAGCGAAATCGTTACGATGATCCATGGAGAAGACGCGACGGAAGAGGAAGTGGAAGCGATCGTTTCCTATATTGAGGAAGCGTATCCGGACGTTGAAGTGGAAGTGCACGACGGAAAACAGCCGCTATATCCGTTTATCTTTTCTGTTGAATAA
- the sdaAB gene encoding L-serine ammonia-lyase, iron-sulfur-dependent subunit beta, with protein MKYKSVFDIIGPIMIGPSSSHTAGAARIGRVARGLFGRKPKWAHISFYGSFAQTYKGHGTDVAIVGGILDFDTFDERIPRSLEIAKEEGMEVIFYEEEAIPNHPNTARVRIGDEQGELELVGISIGGGKIEITELNGFELKLSGHHPALLIMHNDRYGTIAAVANVLAKYAINIGHMEVSRKEKGKEALMTIEVDQPLDEHVISELETLPHIIQVTKLVD; from the coding sequence ATGAAATATAAAAGCGTTTTCGATATTATTGGACCGATTATGATTGGACCGTCGAGCTCCCATACGGCGGGAGCGGCGCGCATCGGGCGGGTGGCGCGCGGTTTATTTGGCAGAAAACCAAAGTGGGCGCACATTTCTTTTTATGGTTCGTTTGCGCAAACGTATAAAGGACATGGGACGGATGTCGCCATTGTCGGCGGTATCCTTGATTTCGATACATTTGATGAACGAATTCCGCGTTCGCTTGAAATTGCGAAAGAAGAAGGAATGGAAGTTATTTTTTATGAAGAAGAAGCGATTCCGAATCACCCGAACACCGCACGGGTGCGGATTGGGGATGAACAGGGAGAACTAGAGCTTGTCGGCATTTCGATCGGCGGCGGGAAAATTGAAATTACCGAACTCAATGGGTTTGAACTGAAATTATCTGGCCATCACCCAGCGCTTTTGATTATGCATAATGACCGGTACGGAACGATCGCCGCGGTAGCCAACGTGCTGGCAAAATATGCGATTAATATCGGACATATGGAAGTGTCGCGGAAAGAAAAAGGCAAAGAGGCGCTGATGACGATTGAGGTTGATCAACCGCTTGACGAGCATGTAATCAGCGAGCTCGAAACATTGCCGCATATTATTCAAGTAACAAAGCTTGTCGACTAA